One Bacillota bacterium genomic region harbors:
- a CDS encoding helix-turn-helix domain-containing protein has translation MDLGTLRVKEVAELLQVTPWQVYEMVKQGRIPAVHVGRAVRIPRKQFAEWVAKGGDRGEHYVIRCQQVKVRRVLQGM, from the coding sequence ATGGACCTTGGGACGCTTAGAGTCAAAGAGGTTGCGGAGCTCCTCCAGGTGACGCCCTGGCAAGTATATGAAATGGTTAAGCAAGGCCGCATTCCAGCGGTGCATGTAGGGCGGGCGGTACGCATCCCTCGCAAACAGTTCGCCGAGTGGGTCGCAAAGGGGGGCGATAGAGGTGAACACTACGTCATACGGTGCCAGCAAGTCAAAGTTAGACGAGTTTTACAAGGCATGTAA
- a CDS encoding helix-turn-helix transcriptional regulator — protein sequence MKYTLAELRHKRGITQRVVATDLQLAPSTIALYELGLRTPSLRTARRIAQYYGVLTDDIIFGPRVYESQADPLDATGTD from the coding sequence ATGAAATATACACTCGCAGAACTCCGGCACAAACGAGGAATAACCCAACGAGTAGTAGCGACGGACCTACAACTAGCCCCATCCACAATTGCCTTGTACGAACTAGGCCTGCGGACCCCAAGTTTGCGAACCGCAAGGCGTATAGCTCAGTATTATGGAGTGCTGACCGACGACATTATCTTTGGCCCTCGTGTTTACGAATCGCAAGCAGACCCTCTGGATGCAACTGGCACAGATTGA
- a CDS encoding helix-turn-helix transcriptional regulator, with protein MYRVARKEIRMSREEAAAALHIGIKTLANYEDGRSIPPPEVVLEMSRLYNKPLLPHKYCRTYCAIGQTYNYAILDNVNLDIANVLLKLVCELEECRAVQDKLLSLAVNKKARQDFTDTEWREFIRYLQEYLDIEHTIEMLRFAIAGWCNSEELIATHNRKCRERGYVIGKGA; from the coding sequence GTGTACCGCGTAGCGCGGAAAGAGATCCGGATGAGCAGGGAGGAGGCGGCTGCAGCACTCCATATCGGCATCAAAACACTCGCCAACTATGAAGACGGCAGGAGTATCCCGCCTCCTGAGGTAGTGCTGGAAATGTCCAGGCTATATAATAAGCCCTTGCTCCCGCATAAATACTGCCGCACATATTGCGCCATCGGGCAGACATACAATTACGCCATTCTAGACAATGTCAACCTGGACATCGCCAATGTCCTTCTCAAGCTGGTATGTGAGCTTGAAGAATGCCGGGCGGTCCAGGACAAGTTACTGTCTCTAGCCGTCAATAAGAAGGCTCGGCAGGACTTCACTGATACCGAGTGGCGCGAGTTTATCAGGTACCTTCAGGAGTACTTGGATATCGAGCATACCATCGAAATGCTGCGGTTCGCTATCGCGGGCTGGTGCAACAGCGAAGAACTGATCGCGACGCATAATCGCAAATGCCGCGAACGCGGGTATGTCATCGGAAAGGGTGCGTAG
- a CDS encoding ImmA/IrrE family metallo-endopeptidase, protein MDYIKQTVTELINEYGTSDPYRLAQAMHILVDEVPFHDIGGLTMELAGQSTIMINSNFPDWHKRFILAHELGHRKLSPRGAGYFFVSEHTLMGSKVEYEANRFAVELLTGQEPEAGETLEQFAVRVGVPVEMMMRYKSVNV, encoded by the coding sequence ATGGACTACATCAAACAGACAGTCACAGAACTGATCAATGAATATGGGACAAGCGATCCCTATCGTCTTGCGCAGGCTATGCACATTCTGGTTGATGAAGTCCCATTCCATGATATTGGCGGTCTAACAATGGAACTTGCTGGCCAATCAACCATTATGATCAACTCCAATTTCCCGGACTGGCATAAAAGGTTTATTCTGGCCCATGAGCTAGGGCATCGCAAACTATCACCCCGTGGTGCTGGATATTTTTTTGTCTCCGAACACACTCTTATGGGGTCCAAAGTCGAATATGAAGCTAACCGCTTCGCGGTAGAACTGCTCACTGGTCAAGAGCCTGAGGCCGGTGAAACCCTGGAGCAGTTCGCGGTCAGAGTAGGGGTACCTGTGGAAATGATGATGCGATATAAGTCAGTGAATGTCTAG
- a CDS encoding helix-turn-helix domain-containing protein — MNQIGIRLRELRNSHGLTQRDLAAKLSVSPSTIALYELGQREPDIDMINQLAEFFHVSVDYLFGRDSTPSWWYRDTPPTDVELEEFLKINNIYFEGKPLSEHDKNEILTYIRVRWELERRDREKRKEGKKEGKEKEKSNS; from the coding sequence ATGAATCAGATTGGCATCAGATTAAGAGAACTTAGAAATAGTCACGGCCTGACGCAGCGGGATTTGGCTGCTAAACTCAGCGTGTCGCCCAGTACCATAGCCTTGTACGAACTCGGTCAAAGAGAGCCCGACATCGACATGATCAACCAACTGGCCGAATTCTTCCATGTGAGCGTTGACTACCTTTTCGGTCGTGACTCTACGCCATCTTGGTGGTATCGCGATACGCCGCCCACCGATGTGGAATTAGAAGAATTCTTGAAAATCAATAACATTTACTTTGAGGGTAAGCCCCTTTCCGAGCATGACAAAAACGAAATACTGACCTACATTAGGGTCAGATGGGAGCTTGAAAGAAGGGATAGAGAAAAGAGGAAAGAGGGGAAGAAAGAGGGAAAAGAGAAAGAAAAAAGTAATTCATAG